The nucleotide sequence TCGAAGGCTCTAAAGCACATCCGCAAAAAGCGTTCCGCAAGTTGCGACGCTTCACCTGCAAGGCGATTCACGAGATCGGGGTGCAACCTGCCGGTTGGTAACTGTCCGGACCCGCCTGTCGCGATACGAAGCAGGTCGGCGATACGCTTCTGATAAGCATCGAAATATCCTCCAAACACCGCGCTGACCAGGATTGCGCCACGGTCGTGCGGCTCGTGCGTTTCTGCCAGTTTCGGGCTTTTGCCGATGGCAGACCGCAGGGCCTTGCCCCTGCCGGCCGCATAACCGAACTGCTGGGCGAGTTCGACAAGCATCTCGGACTTCTGCAACATCCCTTGCGACGTTTGAATGTGCTCAGCGAGAAGCTCTCGATATGAAAAGCGCTGGAAGAGGGCGACGATGTCCGAAAAAGCCTCATGAAACGCCAGGACGTCGATGTTGCTCGGCTCGATGAAATAGGGTCGAAGGCGGTGGACGATGGCATGGGTCATCTCATGCGCGATGATGTCGTGCGACAGACAAGTGAAGACAGTCTGGCTTGGTATATTCGGACCGGGCGAGACGGCGTCCGCCTGGAAATAGCCAAACATGATCGCGTTGAGGTCGGGATCGAAAAAGGCGTTCTTTCCGCAAAATGCATGGGGGACGAGACGAAGCTTCGTTCGCGTGGAGCTTTTCCTGAAGTTGATCGGCCTGCCGAGCGCGCGTCTCGCACTTTCGACGACCTTCATGGCCACCGCATAGACCATCTGCTGATGAAATCTCGGATCGGATTCGCTGGGCGCTAACCCCGACTCCATCAGCAACGCGGGATCATTGAGATCGACAGCGCCGTAGAATTTCTTGTTCCAACCATCGTAGTCTATAACCTCGACGATCTCCCCGACAGGGCCTGGGGAAAGCTCCGGTTCATTATCAACCTCGACTGTTATCCTGTAGGGAGCCCGCCGGCCGCTCATCGGATCGGTGGCATAGATCCGAAGTTTTCGCTTCTCCGCAGCCCTCGTCGCGTAATCACTCACGAAGCGCTTCATGCGATCCCCCAGAAGACTGACCAACGGACTGCTCGCGCGATAATGACATTTGCTGGCGCTAAGTCAATCTGCGTCGTCCCACAGGTTAGCGATGCCGATTCGAAGCATCCTGACACGATCAGAGAAGAACCGCCTCCTTATTTCTATCAACTCGCTTCGATTGAGGGAAAAATGTTCAATCGTCTCGGCCGCCCGCCTGGACTTGGCCTTGAGTACTCCATCCAACTGCACCACGAGGTGTTGGGTTAGGTCACTTTTCTCGCATGGATCGAGCAGCAGTTGTTTTTCCTGCGGACGATCGCCACGCCAGGACAATCCGCTCGAGTTCCGCGCGAAGCGATTGAGAAGAGCTCGGCTCGGAACCCGCATGCGTTGGCCCGCGATGGGAAAGTAGGCTGGTTCACGCGGTTGGCAACGGTCGCAGATCGGGTAAAGGTTCTCCCACGCATCCGCTAACCAAGTGTAAAAGAGGTGGGGATCGACGGCGGCGGGTGGGATCGCCTCGGCGGCCGGCCGGAACTGGTAGGGCCGGCACGCTACGCGACTTTCGCAAAAAGCGCATTTGCCATGGAAGAGGTGTGCGAGGGCATCCGAGACGGATGTATCGTGAATATGCGAGACTTCGACCGGCGCGCTGGATTGCGAGCGCCGGGAAGCTTCAACCAAGAGGAACTCGCGCAGTCTCATGCGAAAGTGATTGCGGCTTGGCCGCGCAGAGCTTCTGGCGGAGGTTCCAGAGCCCTGTCAAACTTCCACATATCGTCCTATCCCATAAATATGCTTGGCGCTTACGCCGTCTTCAACATACGCAAACAGCCTCATTCTGGTTGTATGTAGTGCGACTTTTCCAACTTTTTACCAACGCGGACAAATGAAACGAGTGAGGTGAAAGCGGCAAAACGAATTATTGACGCGGAATGTCGTATAGCGCGGGAGCCCCGTTTTGCGGGCCGTCTGACACGACCAGCACCGAGTAACGATCATCCGCTGCCTTGAGGACAGTTAAAGCCTCGGGCTTGCTGTCTGCGAGTCCTGCCTTTTCGATGTTGTAGGACGATGGTTTGTTCATTCCCGGCTTCCAAAATGATACGTTCGCCGCTCCGGTCATGTCCTTTTGAGGTCCCGAAAGGACAAGCAGCCCGCCGTCAACCGCTGCGAGATCGCGGATACCTTGGCCGGCTCCTAGATCAACCGGGTAGAGCGTCAGCCCAGCGTTGGGGTCGTCGAAGGCGGCTTGAAGCGGTATCGAGGCTATGACGGCTTGACCATCCAGCAAGGGGCCTCGAAACCCGACATAGAGCATCACCAGAGATCGCGATGCCCTCGATGTTGACACCGCCATCGTCCGGTATTTGCGCCATGTGCGGCCCTAGCTTCGGATCGGCGGCAAGTATTTTTTCGAAATTTGCATTTTTTTCGACCTGAGAGGAGGCTGTGTCCTTCGTGCCGAAATCCGCAACCTGTCCCGTCGAACCATCGATCGCAACGCGATATATGAAATAACGAGACTGTTGTTTTTGACTACCTTTGTTGAGGCTATGGGAGCCAGCAAGAAAATAGGCTCCTTTGTAGAACGCAACTCCTTCGGCATCCGTTTCGTCAAACTTCTCCCCCGTTTGGTTGCGCTTCGGCAACAGGTAAAGCTGCCGGCCCGGGATCAGATGTTGATCCGAGAGGGAAAAGGACCGAGCGTATTTCACCTCATCGCCGACGAGCAAACACGACATCCTATTTCCATCCACGTCGGCACAGGCAGCGCCGGTCACGTTGGTCGCTTCCTTGCCGTCCACAGAAAGGTCGGGACTGATCTGCAGGAATTGTGTCGGCTTGAGCGTCAAATCACCCGCCTGGGCCTGATGGCCATGGGAATCGGCGAGACCAAGGATGATCAGGCCAATGGTTCCAGAAAGACGAGCTCGGCAGGATGTTCCGACCACTTTTTGAATCCCGCGAGCGCGAGCATTTGTGCCTGTTTTCATGCCGCCATCCTCCACTACCCTTGTCGGCTGACGTGCGCCGCAAGAAAAATTTAGATCTCCACGTCGAAGTCAACGATCGCGCGAGGCGCAAATTTGTAATATCGATCAAACCTGTCAAGCAGCGTGCCTTTCGCGTCGCGCGCCTCGATCTGGATCCGATAGATCTGGTTTGGCTCGACCACATAACCGCCGTTCTGCGGAAAGCGGTCCACATTGCGAAACAGCAGCTCTGCAAGGGCTGGCCGTCGAAAACGGATTGTCCCGGCCAACGCCGGCGGAATGACATTTTCTGGGGCCGCATCCACTTTCGACAGTGCCACCTGGACTGGTGCGACTGCATTTACCCGCTTCACTCTGACGGATACCCATGCCTCATCTTGCGGCGGCTTTGGGGTCACGTCAGCGTCGCGGCTCGAGCGGAAACCGAGAGCATACATCATGTTGTGAATGCCACTGCTGCCTCCAGCCAATACAAAGGCCGTTATCAATTTCGAAATGGGGCCTGTGGTCTTGGCGACTTCCGCCGCAAGTGCTGTCTGGTCTGCACCGGTGGCTGGAAGCGTGTATGCCGCGACTAGACTTGCCACTACGTCGAGAT is from Rhizobium gallicum bv. gallicum R602sp and encodes:
- a CDS encoding gluzincin family metallopeptidase, translated to MKRFVSDYATRAAEKRKLRIYATDPMSGRRAPYRITVEVDNEPELSPGPVGEIVEVIDYDGWNKKFYGAVDLNDPALLMESGLAPSESDPRFHQQMVYAVAMKVVESARRALGRPINFRKSSTRTKLRLVPHAFCGKNAFFDPDLNAIMFGYFQADAVSPGPNIPSQTVFTCLSHDIIAHEMTHAIVHRLRPYFIEPSNIDVLAFHEAFSDIVALFQRFSYRELLAEHIQTSQGMLQKSEMLVELAQQFGYAAGRGKALRSAIGKSPKLAETHEPHDRGAILVSAVFGGYFDAYQKRIADLLRIATGGSGQLPTGRLHPDLVNRLAGEASQLAERFLRMCFRAFDYMPPVDVTFGDFLRALVTSDFELNPQDSDEVRFSIIEAFRERGIYPAGVVSLAEESLLWPSQINGQPPPVDAGLLEDARRFLNYSATALDQGRIARRSRSRNKSESATSAYESTVIETDEAEAEVGGDRLLRDGLFSALTHYARFNLDIFGLDPNLKVAVVGFHAVHRITSDQRLVIEFVAQFMQIDEQTRERFRGIPFRGGATVIFGSEGEVRYIASKPMKSENLPPEFRKAATARLHATDLCLEELDRRDPMMAFADEEYLENRMKLRAQFRALHGEG